A region of Solanum dulcamara chromosome 7, daSolDulc1.2, whole genome shotgun sequence DNA encodes the following proteins:
- the LOC129895779 gene encoding probable serine/threonine protein kinase IREH1 isoform X2 — MVFKGRFFSSKKSDTSSPDGSYNSPRSSGSNSPILSDSKKKGKSTSKDNSPSTPTSLSSFASFRDKKKNAKGKESQNSTPIKNLEKPNSVEVKEKKGVTETKEAGATSFPLSPIMASSLGLNKIKTRSGPLPQESFFGYGSRDKGNALGASNLSKTDGDRPLLSGWGKKSSGKKDEKKSVLGSTENSSNSDGLSAVSAGLRDRSTHIPGPSRLQSGESSSGAGQFNPSWSHSGGLRGMDVYTPELKTSYEWENPKESESPRVQAILRVTSAPRKRFPADIKSFSHELNSKGVRPYPFWKPRGLNNLEEVLTMIRAKFDKAKEEVDSDLRIFAADLVGVLEKNAEIHPEWQETIEDLLVLARSCAMTSPGEFWLQCEGIVQELDDRRQELPMGTLKQLHTRMLFILTRCTRLLQFHKESAFAEDEPVFPLRQSLQPVEKHTPPRMGRNVMMSGPMQFPKVPAPRKSYSQEQHGLEWKRDQAVHQGDSHVAQAENPKKLESPGGGDRMTSWKKFPTPAVKSPKEASPTKEDTIDGNIEPSKLVMNKREIPDANVAAAKHPEHQHKVSWGYWGDQPSVSDENSIICRICEDEVPTLHVEDHSRICAIADRCDQKGLSVNERLLRIADTLEKLMESFSQKDFQPIVGSPDVTKVSNSSVTEESEPLSPKLSDWSRRGSEDMLDCFPEADNSVFMDEFKGLHTMSCKTRFGPKSDQGLTTSSAGSMTPRSPLQSPRTSPIDLLLAGKGGFSEHDDLPQMIEQADIARCVANTPLNDDRSISYLLSCLEDLKVVTERRKRDALTVETFGTRIEKLIREKYLQLCELVDDDKVDISSTVIDEDAPLEDDVVRSLRTSPIHSKDRTSIDDFEIIKPISRGAFGRVFLAKKKATGDFFAIKVLKKADMIRKNAVESILAERDILISVRNPFVVRFFYSFTCRENLYLVMEYLNGGDLYSLLRNLGCLDEDVARVYIAEVVLALEYLHSLRVVHRDLKPDNLLIAHDGHIKLTDFGLSKVGLINSTDDLSGPAVSGASMMEDDESQLLAPEHQRERREKRSAVGTPDYLAPEILLGTGHGFTADWWSVGVILFELIVGIPPFNAEHPQKIFDNILNRNIPWPGVPEEMSPEAYDLIDRLLIEDPNQRLGAGGASEVKQHPFFRDINWDTLARQKKMHRIQVTS, encoded by the exons ATGGTGTTCAAAGGTCGATTTTTTTCATCGAAGAAATCGGATACTTCTAGCCCAGATGGATCCTACAATAGTCCAAGATCCAGTGGTTCCAACTCCCCAATTCTATCTGATAGTAAGAAGAAAGGTAAATCTACTTCTAAGGACAACTCTCCAAGTACCCCCACTTCATTGTCGAGTTTTGCTAGTTTCAGGGATAAGAAAAAGAATGCTAAAGGCAAAGAAAGTCAGAATTCGACTCCGATTAAGAATCTAGAGAAACCCAATTCAGTGGAAGTTAAGGAAAAGAAAGGGGTGACGGAAACTAAGGAAGCTGGGGCTACTTCGTTCCCGTTGTCACCGATAATGGCGTCGTCGTTGGGGTTGAATAAAATTAAGACTCGATCAGGGCCGTTACCGCAGGAGAGCTTTTTTGGGTACGGGAGTAGAGATAAAGGGAATGCTTTGGGTGCCAGCAATTTGTCTAAGACGGACGGCGATCGGCCGTTGTTATCTGGTTGGGGAAAGAAGAGTTCAGGGAAGAAGGATGAAAAGAAGTCAGTATTGGGGTCTACCGAGAATTCCAGCAATTCAGATGGTTTGTCTGCTGTGAGTGCTGGATTGAGGGATCGAAGCACACATATACCTGGACCATCAAGGCTGCAGAGTGGTGAATCATCTTCTGGAGCAG GACAATTCAATCCATCTTGGAGCCATTCTGGAGGTCTCAGGGGCATGGATGTATATACTCCTGAATTGAAG ACATCTTATGAATGGGAAAACCCAAAGGAGTCCGAATCACCTCGTGTTCAAGCTATACTTCGGGTAACCAGTGCACCTAGGAAAAGGTTCCCGGCAGATATAAAAAGTTTTTCCCATGAACTTAATTCCAAAGGTGTACGGCCTTATCCATTCTGGAAGCCTCGTGGTTTAAATAATTTGGAG GAAGTCTTAACGATGATTAGAGCAAAGTTTGACAAAGCAAAGGAGGAAGTGGACTCTGATCTGCGCATTTTTGCTGCAGATCTGGTTGgagttttagaaaaaaatgcaGAAATTCATCCAGAATGGCAGGAAACTATTGAAGATTTATTGGTTTTGGCTCGGAGCTGTGCAATGACTTCACCGGGGGAATTTTGGCTTCAGTGTGAGGGGATTGTTCAGGAGCTGGATGATAGACGCCAGGAACTTCCAATGGGTACGCTGAAGCAGCTGCATACTAGGATGCTTTTTATACTTACAAGGTGTACACGATTGCTTCAATTCCACAAGGAAAGTGCATTTGCTGAGGATGAACCTGTATTTCCACTTCGTCAATCGTTGCAGCCTGTGGAAAAACACACTCCTCCACGCATGGGAAGAAATGTTATGATGTCTGGTCCTATGCAATTCCCAAAGGTGCCGGCCCCAAGAAAATCTTATAGTCAAGAACAGCATGGGTTAGAGTGGAAGAGAGATCAGGCTGTACATCAAGGGGACTCTCACGTCGCGCAAGctgaaaatccaaaaaaattggaGTCTCCTGGTGGAGGGGATCGGATGACATCCTGGAAGAAATTTCCAACGCCAGCAGTAAAAAGTCCCAAAGAAGCTTCTCCAACGAAGGAGGACACAATTGATGGCAATATTGAACCTTCAAAGCTAGTAATGAACAAAAGAGAAATTCCTGATGCAAATGTAGCTGCTGCCAAGCATCCTGAGCACCAGCATAAAGTTTCCTGGGGATACTGGGGTGATCAACCTAGTGTTTCAGACGAAAATTCAATAATTTGCCGCATTTGTGAGGATGAGGTTCCCACTTTGCATGTAGAAGATCACTCCAGAATTTGTGCTATTGCCGATCGTTGTGATCAAAAGGGTCTTAGTGTCAATGAGCGCTTGCTTAGAATTGCAGATACTCTTGAGAAGCTCATGGAGTCATTTTCACAGAAGGACTTCCAGCCCATTGTTGGAAGCCCAGATGTCACAAAAGTATCAAACTCTAGTGTGACCGAGGAATCTGAACCCCTCTCTCCAAAACTTAGTGATTGGTCACGCCGAGGGTCAGAAGACATGCTGGATTGTTTTCCTGAAGCAGACAACTCTGTGTTCATGGATGAATTTAAAGGTTTACATACTATGTCATGTAAAACTCGCTTTGGACCAAAGTCAGATCAAGGATTGACAACATCATCTGCAGGCAGCATGACTCCTAGGTCCCCCTTGCAGTCACCAAGGACCAGCCCGATAGACCTGCTATTGGCAGGTAAAGGTGGTTTCTCTGAGCATGATGATCTTCCTCAG ATGATTGAACAGGCAGATATTGCTCGATGTGTGGCGAACACACCTTTAAATGATGATCGGTCTATATCTTATTTGCTCTCTTGCCTTGAAGATCTGAAAGTTGTGACAGAACGCAGAAAGagggatgcacttacggttgaAACATTTGGAACCCGCATAGAAAAGCTTATAAG GGAGAAGTATCTGCAACTATGTGAACTAGTTGATGATGACAAGGTTGATATCAGTAGCACCGTCATTGATGAAGATGCTCCCTTGGAAGATGATGTTGTACGTAGCTTGAGAACCAGCCCTATTCATTCGAAAGATCGTACCTCTATAGATGACTTTGAGATAATAAAGCCAATTAGTCGTGGGGCATTTGGGCGTGTTTTCTTGGCGAAAAAGAAAGCCACCGGAGATTTCTTTGCAATTAAG GTTTTGAAGAAGGCAGATATGATACGCAAAAATGCCGTTGAGAGTATTTTGGCAGAACGTGATATTTTAATATCAGTTCGCAATCCCTTTGTG GTTCGCTTCTTCTACTCATTTACTTGCCGTGAGAACTTGTACCTTGTGATGGAATACTTGAATGGTGGGGACCTGTATTCATTGTTGAGAAATCTTGGCTGCTTAGATGAAGATGTTGCTCGTGTTTATATCGCTGAAGTA GTGCTTGCTCTGGAATATCTGCACTCTTTGCGAGTGGTTCATCGTGATTTAAAGCCAGACAATTTGTTGATTGCTCATGATGGTCACATCAAG TTGACGGACTTTGGGCTTTCTAAAGTTGGTCTTATCAATAGCACAGATGACTTGTCTGGTCCAGCAGTCAGTGGAGCATCCATGATGGAAGATGATGAATCTCAGTTATTAGCACCTGAACATCAGCGGGAGAGGCGTGAGAAACGCTCTGCTGTTGGCACCCCAGATTATTTGGCACCTGAAATCCTTCTAGGAACAGGACATG GTTTCACTGCTGATTGGTGGTCTGTGGGTGTTATTctctttgagttgattgttggcATTCCACCTTTCAATGCGGAGCATCCTCAG aaaatattcGACAATATTCTCAATCGTAATATACCTTGGCCCGGAGTTCCTGAGGAAATGAGTCCTGAGGCATATGATCTGATTGACCG GTTACTTATAGAAGATCCCAACCAGAGGCTTGGAGCCGGAGGAGCCTCAGAG GTGAAACAGCACCCTTTTTTTAGGGATATCAACTGGGACACACTTGCTAGGCAGAAG AAAATGCACAGGATACAAGTTACTTCATGA
- the LOC129895779 gene encoding probable serine/threonine protein kinase IREH1 isoform X3, producing MVFKGRFFSSKKSDTSSPDGSYNSPRSSGSNSPILSDSKKKGKSTSKDNSPSTPTSLSSFASFRDKKKNAKGKESQNSTPIKNLEKPNSVEVKEKKGVTETKEAGATSFPLSPIMASSLGLNKIKTRSGPLPQESFFGYGSRDKGNALGASNLSKTDGDRPLLSGWGKKSSGKKDEKKSVLGSTENSSNSDGLSAVSAGLRDRSTHIPGPSRLQSGESSSGAGQFNPSWSHSGGLRGMDVYTPELKTSYEWENPKESESPRVQAILRVTSAPRKRFPADIKSFSHELNSKGVRPYPFWKPRGLNNLEEVLTMIRAKFDKAKEEVDSDLRIFAADLVGVLEKNAEIHPEWQETIEDLLVLARSCAMTSPGEFWLQCEGIVQELDDRRQELPMGTLKQLHTRMLFILTRCTRLLQFHKESAFAEDEPVFPLRQSLQPVEKHTPPRMGRNVMMSGPMQFPKVPAPRKSYSQEQHGLEWKRDQAVHQGDSHVAQAENPKKLESPGGGDRMTSWKKFPTPAVKSPKEASPTKEDTIDGNIEPSKLVMNKREIPDANVAAAKHPEHQHKVSWGYWGDQPSVSDENSIICRICEDEVPTLHVEDHSRICAIADRCDQKGLSVNERLLRIADTLEKLMESFSQKDFQPIVGSPDVTKVSNSSVTEESEPLSPKLSDWSRRGSEDMLDCFPEADNSVFMDEFKGLHTMSCKTRFGPKSDQGLTTSSAGSMTPRSPLQSPRTSPIDLLLAGKGGFSEHDDLPQMIEQADIARCVANTPLNDDRSISYLLSCLEDLKVVTERRKRDALTVETFGTRIEKLIREKYLQLCELVDDDKVDISSTVIDEDAPLEDDVVRSLRTSPIHSKDRTSIDDFEIIKPISRGAFGRVFLAKKKATGDFFAIKVLKKADMIRKNAVESILAERDILISVRNPFVVRFFYSFTCRENLYLVMEYLNGGDLYSLLRNLGCLDEDVARVYIAEVVLALEYLHSLRVVHRDLKPDNLLIAHDGHIKLTDFGLSKVGLINSTDDLSGPAVSGASMMEDDESQLLAPEHQRERREKRSAVGTPDYLAPEILLGTGHGFTADWWSVGVILFELIVGIPPFNAEHPQKIFDNILNRNIPWPGVPEEMSPEAYDLIDRKKISLQKG from the exons ATGGTGTTCAAAGGTCGATTTTTTTCATCGAAGAAATCGGATACTTCTAGCCCAGATGGATCCTACAATAGTCCAAGATCCAGTGGTTCCAACTCCCCAATTCTATCTGATAGTAAGAAGAAAGGTAAATCTACTTCTAAGGACAACTCTCCAAGTACCCCCACTTCATTGTCGAGTTTTGCTAGTTTCAGGGATAAGAAAAAGAATGCTAAAGGCAAAGAAAGTCAGAATTCGACTCCGATTAAGAATCTAGAGAAACCCAATTCAGTGGAAGTTAAGGAAAAGAAAGGGGTGACGGAAACTAAGGAAGCTGGGGCTACTTCGTTCCCGTTGTCACCGATAATGGCGTCGTCGTTGGGGTTGAATAAAATTAAGACTCGATCAGGGCCGTTACCGCAGGAGAGCTTTTTTGGGTACGGGAGTAGAGATAAAGGGAATGCTTTGGGTGCCAGCAATTTGTCTAAGACGGACGGCGATCGGCCGTTGTTATCTGGTTGGGGAAAGAAGAGTTCAGGGAAGAAGGATGAAAAGAAGTCAGTATTGGGGTCTACCGAGAATTCCAGCAATTCAGATGGTTTGTCTGCTGTGAGTGCTGGATTGAGGGATCGAAGCACACATATACCTGGACCATCAAGGCTGCAGAGTGGTGAATCATCTTCTGGAGCAG GACAATTCAATCCATCTTGGAGCCATTCTGGAGGTCTCAGGGGCATGGATGTATATACTCCTGAATTGAAG ACATCTTATGAATGGGAAAACCCAAAGGAGTCCGAATCACCTCGTGTTCAAGCTATACTTCGGGTAACCAGTGCACCTAGGAAAAGGTTCCCGGCAGATATAAAAAGTTTTTCCCATGAACTTAATTCCAAAGGTGTACGGCCTTATCCATTCTGGAAGCCTCGTGGTTTAAATAATTTGGAG GAAGTCTTAACGATGATTAGAGCAAAGTTTGACAAAGCAAAGGAGGAAGTGGACTCTGATCTGCGCATTTTTGCTGCAGATCTGGTTGgagttttagaaaaaaatgcaGAAATTCATCCAGAATGGCAGGAAACTATTGAAGATTTATTGGTTTTGGCTCGGAGCTGTGCAATGACTTCACCGGGGGAATTTTGGCTTCAGTGTGAGGGGATTGTTCAGGAGCTGGATGATAGACGCCAGGAACTTCCAATGGGTACGCTGAAGCAGCTGCATACTAGGATGCTTTTTATACTTACAAGGTGTACACGATTGCTTCAATTCCACAAGGAAAGTGCATTTGCTGAGGATGAACCTGTATTTCCACTTCGTCAATCGTTGCAGCCTGTGGAAAAACACACTCCTCCACGCATGGGAAGAAATGTTATGATGTCTGGTCCTATGCAATTCCCAAAGGTGCCGGCCCCAAGAAAATCTTATAGTCAAGAACAGCATGGGTTAGAGTGGAAGAGAGATCAGGCTGTACATCAAGGGGACTCTCACGTCGCGCAAGctgaaaatccaaaaaaattggaGTCTCCTGGTGGAGGGGATCGGATGACATCCTGGAAGAAATTTCCAACGCCAGCAGTAAAAAGTCCCAAAGAAGCTTCTCCAACGAAGGAGGACACAATTGATGGCAATATTGAACCTTCAAAGCTAGTAATGAACAAAAGAGAAATTCCTGATGCAAATGTAGCTGCTGCCAAGCATCCTGAGCACCAGCATAAAGTTTCCTGGGGATACTGGGGTGATCAACCTAGTGTTTCAGACGAAAATTCAATAATTTGCCGCATTTGTGAGGATGAGGTTCCCACTTTGCATGTAGAAGATCACTCCAGAATTTGTGCTATTGCCGATCGTTGTGATCAAAAGGGTCTTAGTGTCAATGAGCGCTTGCTTAGAATTGCAGATACTCTTGAGAAGCTCATGGAGTCATTTTCACAGAAGGACTTCCAGCCCATTGTTGGAAGCCCAGATGTCACAAAAGTATCAAACTCTAGTGTGACCGAGGAATCTGAACCCCTCTCTCCAAAACTTAGTGATTGGTCACGCCGAGGGTCAGAAGACATGCTGGATTGTTTTCCTGAAGCAGACAACTCTGTGTTCATGGATGAATTTAAAGGTTTACATACTATGTCATGTAAAACTCGCTTTGGACCAAAGTCAGATCAAGGATTGACAACATCATCTGCAGGCAGCATGACTCCTAGGTCCCCCTTGCAGTCACCAAGGACCAGCCCGATAGACCTGCTATTGGCAGGTAAAGGTGGTTTCTCTGAGCATGATGATCTTCCTCAG ATGATTGAACAGGCAGATATTGCTCGATGTGTGGCGAACACACCTTTAAATGATGATCGGTCTATATCTTATTTGCTCTCTTGCCTTGAAGATCTGAAAGTTGTGACAGAACGCAGAAAGagggatgcacttacggttgaAACATTTGGAACCCGCATAGAAAAGCTTATAAG GGAGAAGTATCTGCAACTATGTGAACTAGTTGATGATGACAAGGTTGATATCAGTAGCACCGTCATTGATGAAGATGCTCCCTTGGAAGATGATGTTGTACGTAGCTTGAGAACCAGCCCTATTCATTCGAAAGATCGTACCTCTATAGATGACTTTGAGATAATAAAGCCAATTAGTCGTGGGGCATTTGGGCGTGTTTTCTTGGCGAAAAAGAAAGCCACCGGAGATTTCTTTGCAATTAAG GTTTTGAAGAAGGCAGATATGATACGCAAAAATGCCGTTGAGAGTATTTTGGCAGAACGTGATATTTTAATATCAGTTCGCAATCCCTTTGTG GTTCGCTTCTTCTACTCATTTACTTGCCGTGAGAACTTGTACCTTGTGATGGAATACTTGAATGGTGGGGACCTGTATTCATTGTTGAGAAATCTTGGCTGCTTAGATGAAGATGTTGCTCGTGTTTATATCGCTGAAGTA GTGCTTGCTCTGGAATATCTGCACTCTTTGCGAGTGGTTCATCGTGATTTAAAGCCAGACAATTTGTTGATTGCTCATGATGGTCACATCAAG TTGACGGACTTTGGGCTTTCTAAAGTTGGTCTTATCAATAGCACAGATGACTTGTCTGGTCCAGCAGTCAGTGGAGCATCCATGATGGAAGATGATGAATCTCAGTTATTAGCACCTGAACATCAGCGGGAGAGGCGTGAGAAACGCTCTGCTGTTGGCACCCCAGATTATTTGGCACCTGAAATCCTTCTAGGAACAGGACATG GTTTCACTGCTGATTGGTGGTCTGTGGGTGTTATTctctttgagttgattgttggcATTCCACCTTTCAATGCGGAGCATCCTCAG aaaatattcGACAATATTCTCAATCGTAATATACCTTGGCCCGGAGTTCCTGAGGAAATGAGTCCTGAGGCATATGATCTGATTGACCG GAAAAAGATTTCACTGCAGAAAGGATAA
- the LOC129895779 gene encoding probable serine/threonine protein kinase IREH1 isoform X1 — protein MVFKGRFFSSKKSDTSSPDGSYNSPRSSGSNSPILSDSKKKGKSTSKDNSPSTPTSLSSFASFRDKKKNAKGKESQNSTPIKNLEKPNSVEVKEKKGVTETKEAGATSFPLSPIMASSLGLNKIKTRSGPLPQESFFGYGSRDKGNALGASNLSKTDGDRPLLSGWGKKSSGKKDEKKSVLGSTENSSNSDGLSAVSAGLRDRSTHIPGPSRLQSGESSSGAGQFNPSWSHSGGLRGMDVYTPELKTSYEWENPKESESPRVQAILRVTSAPRKRFPADIKSFSHELNSKGVRPYPFWKPRGLNNLEEVLTMIRAKFDKAKEEVDSDLRIFAADLVGVLEKNAEIHPEWQETIEDLLVLARSCAMTSPGEFWLQCEGIVQELDDRRQELPMGTLKQLHTRMLFILTRCTRLLQFHKESAFAEDEPVFPLRQSLQPVEKHTPPRMGRNVMMSGPMQFPKVPAPRKSYSQEQHGLEWKRDQAVHQGDSHVAQAENPKKLESPGGGDRMTSWKKFPTPAVKSPKEASPTKEDTIDGNIEPSKLVMNKREIPDANVAAAKHPEHQHKVSWGYWGDQPSVSDENSIICRICEDEVPTLHVEDHSRICAIADRCDQKGLSVNERLLRIADTLEKLMESFSQKDFQPIVGSPDVTKVSNSSVTEESEPLSPKLSDWSRRGSEDMLDCFPEADNSVFMDEFKGLHTMSCKTRFGPKSDQGLTTSSAGSMTPRSPLQSPRTSPIDLLLAGKGGFSEHDDLPQMIEQADIARCVANTPLNDDRSISYLLSCLEDLKVVTERRKRDALTVETFGTRIEKLIREKYLQLCELVDDDKVDISSTVIDEDAPLEDDVVRSLRTSPIHSKDRTSIDDFEIIKPISRGAFGRVFLAKKKATGDFFAIKVLKKADMIRKNAVESILAERDILISVRNPFVVRFFYSFTCRENLYLVMEYLNGGDLYSLLRNLGCLDEDVARVYIAEVVLALEYLHSLRVVHRDLKPDNLLIAHDGHIKLTDFGLSKVGLINSTDDLSGPAVSGASMMEDDESQLLAPEHQRERREKRSAVGTPDYLAPEILLGTGHGFTADWWSVGVILFELIVGIPPFNAEHPQKIFDNILNRNIPWPGVPEEMSPEAYDLIDRLLIEDPNQRLGAGGASEVKQHPFFRDINWDTLARQKAAFVPASENAQDTSYFMSRFSWNPSDERIYAASEFEDSTDNGSVSGSSSCLSNRHDELVDECGGLAEFESGSSINYSFSNFSFKNLSQLASINYDLLTKDWKDDQPANPNA, from the exons ATGGTGTTCAAAGGTCGATTTTTTTCATCGAAGAAATCGGATACTTCTAGCCCAGATGGATCCTACAATAGTCCAAGATCCAGTGGTTCCAACTCCCCAATTCTATCTGATAGTAAGAAGAAAGGTAAATCTACTTCTAAGGACAACTCTCCAAGTACCCCCACTTCATTGTCGAGTTTTGCTAGTTTCAGGGATAAGAAAAAGAATGCTAAAGGCAAAGAAAGTCAGAATTCGACTCCGATTAAGAATCTAGAGAAACCCAATTCAGTGGAAGTTAAGGAAAAGAAAGGGGTGACGGAAACTAAGGAAGCTGGGGCTACTTCGTTCCCGTTGTCACCGATAATGGCGTCGTCGTTGGGGTTGAATAAAATTAAGACTCGATCAGGGCCGTTACCGCAGGAGAGCTTTTTTGGGTACGGGAGTAGAGATAAAGGGAATGCTTTGGGTGCCAGCAATTTGTCTAAGACGGACGGCGATCGGCCGTTGTTATCTGGTTGGGGAAAGAAGAGTTCAGGGAAGAAGGATGAAAAGAAGTCAGTATTGGGGTCTACCGAGAATTCCAGCAATTCAGATGGTTTGTCTGCTGTGAGTGCTGGATTGAGGGATCGAAGCACACATATACCTGGACCATCAAGGCTGCAGAGTGGTGAATCATCTTCTGGAGCAG GACAATTCAATCCATCTTGGAGCCATTCTGGAGGTCTCAGGGGCATGGATGTATATACTCCTGAATTGAAG ACATCTTATGAATGGGAAAACCCAAAGGAGTCCGAATCACCTCGTGTTCAAGCTATACTTCGGGTAACCAGTGCACCTAGGAAAAGGTTCCCGGCAGATATAAAAAGTTTTTCCCATGAACTTAATTCCAAAGGTGTACGGCCTTATCCATTCTGGAAGCCTCGTGGTTTAAATAATTTGGAG GAAGTCTTAACGATGATTAGAGCAAAGTTTGACAAAGCAAAGGAGGAAGTGGACTCTGATCTGCGCATTTTTGCTGCAGATCTGGTTGgagttttagaaaaaaatgcaGAAATTCATCCAGAATGGCAGGAAACTATTGAAGATTTATTGGTTTTGGCTCGGAGCTGTGCAATGACTTCACCGGGGGAATTTTGGCTTCAGTGTGAGGGGATTGTTCAGGAGCTGGATGATAGACGCCAGGAACTTCCAATGGGTACGCTGAAGCAGCTGCATACTAGGATGCTTTTTATACTTACAAGGTGTACACGATTGCTTCAATTCCACAAGGAAAGTGCATTTGCTGAGGATGAACCTGTATTTCCACTTCGTCAATCGTTGCAGCCTGTGGAAAAACACACTCCTCCACGCATGGGAAGAAATGTTATGATGTCTGGTCCTATGCAATTCCCAAAGGTGCCGGCCCCAAGAAAATCTTATAGTCAAGAACAGCATGGGTTAGAGTGGAAGAGAGATCAGGCTGTACATCAAGGGGACTCTCACGTCGCGCAAGctgaaaatccaaaaaaattggaGTCTCCTGGTGGAGGGGATCGGATGACATCCTGGAAGAAATTTCCAACGCCAGCAGTAAAAAGTCCCAAAGAAGCTTCTCCAACGAAGGAGGACACAATTGATGGCAATATTGAACCTTCAAAGCTAGTAATGAACAAAAGAGAAATTCCTGATGCAAATGTAGCTGCTGCCAAGCATCCTGAGCACCAGCATAAAGTTTCCTGGGGATACTGGGGTGATCAACCTAGTGTTTCAGACGAAAATTCAATAATTTGCCGCATTTGTGAGGATGAGGTTCCCACTTTGCATGTAGAAGATCACTCCAGAATTTGTGCTATTGCCGATCGTTGTGATCAAAAGGGTCTTAGTGTCAATGAGCGCTTGCTTAGAATTGCAGATACTCTTGAGAAGCTCATGGAGTCATTTTCACAGAAGGACTTCCAGCCCATTGTTGGAAGCCCAGATGTCACAAAAGTATCAAACTCTAGTGTGACCGAGGAATCTGAACCCCTCTCTCCAAAACTTAGTGATTGGTCACGCCGAGGGTCAGAAGACATGCTGGATTGTTTTCCTGAAGCAGACAACTCTGTGTTCATGGATGAATTTAAAGGTTTACATACTATGTCATGTAAAACTCGCTTTGGACCAAAGTCAGATCAAGGATTGACAACATCATCTGCAGGCAGCATGACTCCTAGGTCCCCCTTGCAGTCACCAAGGACCAGCCCGATAGACCTGCTATTGGCAGGTAAAGGTGGTTTCTCTGAGCATGATGATCTTCCTCAG ATGATTGAACAGGCAGATATTGCTCGATGTGTGGCGAACACACCTTTAAATGATGATCGGTCTATATCTTATTTGCTCTCTTGCCTTGAAGATCTGAAAGTTGTGACAGAACGCAGAAAGagggatgcacttacggttgaAACATTTGGAACCCGCATAGAAAAGCTTATAAG GGAGAAGTATCTGCAACTATGTGAACTAGTTGATGATGACAAGGTTGATATCAGTAGCACCGTCATTGATGAAGATGCTCCCTTGGAAGATGATGTTGTACGTAGCTTGAGAACCAGCCCTATTCATTCGAAAGATCGTACCTCTATAGATGACTTTGAGATAATAAAGCCAATTAGTCGTGGGGCATTTGGGCGTGTTTTCTTGGCGAAAAAGAAAGCCACCGGAGATTTCTTTGCAATTAAG GTTTTGAAGAAGGCAGATATGATACGCAAAAATGCCGTTGAGAGTATTTTGGCAGAACGTGATATTTTAATATCAGTTCGCAATCCCTTTGTG GTTCGCTTCTTCTACTCATTTACTTGCCGTGAGAACTTGTACCTTGTGATGGAATACTTGAATGGTGGGGACCTGTATTCATTGTTGAGAAATCTTGGCTGCTTAGATGAAGATGTTGCTCGTGTTTATATCGCTGAAGTA GTGCTTGCTCTGGAATATCTGCACTCTTTGCGAGTGGTTCATCGTGATTTAAAGCCAGACAATTTGTTGATTGCTCATGATGGTCACATCAAG TTGACGGACTTTGGGCTTTCTAAAGTTGGTCTTATCAATAGCACAGATGACTTGTCTGGTCCAGCAGTCAGTGGAGCATCCATGATGGAAGATGATGAATCTCAGTTATTAGCACCTGAACATCAGCGGGAGAGGCGTGAGAAACGCTCTGCTGTTGGCACCCCAGATTATTTGGCACCTGAAATCCTTCTAGGAACAGGACATG GTTTCACTGCTGATTGGTGGTCTGTGGGTGTTATTctctttgagttgattgttggcATTCCACCTTTCAATGCGGAGCATCCTCAG aaaatattcGACAATATTCTCAATCGTAATATACCTTGGCCCGGAGTTCCTGAGGAAATGAGTCCTGAGGCATATGATCTGATTGACCG GTTACTTATAGAAGATCCCAACCAGAGGCTTGGAGCCGGAGGAGCCTCAGAG GTGAAACAGCACCCTTTTTTTAGGGATATCAACTGGGACACACTTGCTAGGCAGAAG GCTGCATTTGTGCCTGCTTCAGAAAATGCACAGGATACAAGTTACTTCATGAGTCGCTTCTCTTGGAATCCTTCAGATGAACGTATATACGCAGCCAGTGAATTTGAGGATTCTACCGACAATGGTAGTGTTAGTGGTAGTAGCAGTTGTTTAAGTAATCGCCATGATGAATTG GTTGATGAATGTGGCGGTCTTGCAGAATTTGAGTCAGGCTCTTCCATCAACTACTCTTTTAGTAACTTCTCATTTAAG AATCTCTCCCAGCTTGCATCAATCAATTATGATTTGCTTACAAAAGATTGGAAAGATGATCAGCCGGCAAATCCTAATGCATAG